Proteins co-encoded in one Quercus robur chromosome 8, dhQueRobu3.1, whole genome shotgun sequence genomic window:
- the LOC126694982 gene encoding putative FBD-associated F-box protein At3g50710 isoform X1, whose product MSKTLWYLVVEGLVASECLSLSLKKKKEKKEKETVKSVTPAFQPLASANPKPLTSLMAESSTQSNLKPQTLSPGKDAVVDRISSLPESLLCHILSFLPTKESIATSILSTRWKLLWTLVPKLFLDIGKISAAELSLDDVDVEVARDIMFAHVVSSVLAKQECGELQTFRLRWRFWWDGSHLEAWLRTAAARKVKELDLDIFMHKIDVENLKLPPSFFSCRTLVVLKLSGEIDIDIDIDTPSLSFNFPSLKILHLLEISLLSIIKSQEHSFLRLLSGCPVLEDLSFTTTDFFEGEYKLCVPTLKRLSFGETDFNYSEYELEINAPALEYFEFYGDLRAIKFYEKLDNVVQSDVNISISKSVPDGFRRKWVFNLFAALNNVKFLSFSPRGTEWHNLGNIYPSSFQNLVELKFKVNGCSWNVLQDLLQKAPNLETLVITNGYNSVESNLYWKEPQYDPANLSSLTSFYYRGFKGLKDEVELVKYVLKEARVLKTATFQVSSGKSKESVLEKLSMFPRCSTTCLLRVE is encoded by the exons atgtcaAAAACCTTGTGGTATTTGGTGGTGGAGGGCCTGGTGGCATCggaatgtctctctctctctcttaaaaaaaaaaaagaaaaaaaggaaaaagaaactgtAAAGTCTGTAACTCCAGCATTCCAACCATTAGCTTCAGCAAACCCTAAACCTTTGACCTCTTTGATGGCCGAATCGTCCACtcaatcaaatttaaaacccCAGACACTCTCTCCCGGAAAAGATGCAGTGGTCGACAGGATCAGTAGTCTACCGGAATCTCTTCTCTGCCACATTCTCTCCTTCCTTCCAACCAAAGAGTCAATCGCCACAAGCATTTTGTCAACCAGGTGGAAGCTCCTTTGGACTCTCGTCCCAAAGCTATTCCTCGACATTGGCAAGATCAGCGCTGCGGAGCTTTCgcttgatgatgttgatgttgaagTTGCACGTGATATCATGTTTGCACATGTTGTGTCAAGTGTTTTGGCTAAACAAGAATGTGGAGAGCTCCAAACTTTTCGCCTCAGATGGCGATTTTGGTGGGACGGTTCCCATCTCGAGGCATGGCTTCGCACTGCCGCTGCTCGTAAAGTCAAAGAACTTGATCTTGACATTTTTATGCACAAAATTGATGTGGAAAATCTGAAATTGCCTCCAAGCTTTTTCTCTTGCAGGACATTAGTGGTTCTGAAATTAAGCGgtgaaattgatattgatattgatattgacACTCCTTCATTATCCTTTAATTTCCCAAGCCTAAAGATACTGCATCTACTAGAAATTTCATTGCTGAGTATCATTAAGTCACAGGAACACTCTTTCTTGAGGCTTCTTTCTGGCTGCCCTGTCCTCGAAGATTTGTCATTTACAACAACTGACTTTTTCGAGGGTGAGTATAAATTATGTGTACCCACGCTGAAACGCTTAAGTTTCGGAGAAACTGATTTTAATTACTCTGAGTATGAACTCGAAATAAACGCCCCAGCTCTCGAGTACTTTGAATTCTATGGTGATCTACGCGCCATCAAATTCTATGAAAAACTAGACAACGTAGTTCAGTCGGATGTCAATATTTCTATATCTAAATCTGTACCTGACGGATTCCGCAGGAAATGGGTGTTCAATCTTTTTGCTGCACTGAATAACGTCAAATTCCTCTCATTTTCTCCAAGGGGCACAGAG TGGCACAACTTGGGAAATATTTATCCTTCCTCATTCCAGAATTTGGTCGAACTAAAATTTAAAGTGAATGGTTGTAGCTGGAATGTGCTACAAGACTTGCTCCAAAAAGCTCCTAATCTAGAAACTCTTGTTATTACTAAC GGTTATAATTCCGTTGAAAGCAACTTATATTGGAAGGAGCCACAATATGATCCTGCTAATCTGTCATCACTCACAAGTTTTTATTACAGAGGATTTAAAGGTTTGAAGGATGAAGTGGAACTTGTGAAATATGTTCTAAAGGAGGCAAGAGTTTTGAAGACAGCAACATTTCAAGTTTCTAGTGGAAAGTCGAAGGAAAGTGTTCTTGAGAAACTATCAATGTTCCCAAGGTGCTCAACAACATGTCTACTTAGAGTTGAATGA